A section of the Festucalex cinctus isolate MCC-2025b chromosome 9, RoL_Fcin_1.0, whole genome shotgun sequence genome encodes:
- the znf185 gene encoding zinc finger protein 185 isoform X3, translating to MSTEGEKATVLRTTKVRTKLKGDFSWMNRNSEAEDQPAEEKPWLAEIRARRQNGAEASPVSSPTSTAPPAPRKSSSEKSPTSGFAIKGVFNKPASSSTSTSNGISETSKVTKKQSESYKKITHHTGKPTTENVDSKISSEEQLKRTAAASKVLNKSAAKERSYVLSAAKKFESQAAENSKESPSFVAKRVEIADDAPVRVELPFPVVPIESVTPVPEPPKTQNLVASSVKTSVVTVNEPPKVEVLPPTPAKEDLSPLQAMSRDPFEDMNQDDTKMAAALPELIADYLHVVSTHSERDDLGAADTHLVTISEEPEPLENSSSRVETLTAMYENLIPDDSNSSSLMDDEPGLAKEEERSADTRSEEGKEHDPTSALSNHEARTEELLNLISGQEEPELPVPPSPVHWSQDLHTEFEKDVHTEFESNTETVTITTRAVTITENREKKRDLSSSRVTTTVTEFSSADPFDPYPIGTTSPNSSSDLLQPLADISINSSSHTFIEKKEPKITKSQILESLAEDVIPIDTTTTRSSHTFIERERDEPKITRKSQILESLAEDVIPIDTTTTRSSHTFIERERDEPKITMKSQILESLAEDVISIDTTTTSSSHTFIERNEPKITMKSQILESLAEDVIPIDTTTTSSSHTFIERKEPKITLKSQILESLAEDVIPIDTTATSLSTHRWARTWETTTPLQTATEERHKAPGAGQWDEQQTLVTFERKSKEDDSPWDRWTSPSVYTLPTEEVESLEDSHMHTVTTLTTIRETYGEHEGLTMDRTVRVEAPRIPTPEPDIKKPFVYVKEYVDTGAMSSHNATGSFNSWSPSYSSSVSSPCTYCGQLVGNDAKITIEHLNINCHPHCFKCASCWKPMGNLIDNMFLRGGKVHCESCYAAAFD from the exons ATGTCCACTG agggggaaaaagcaactGTGCTCCGTACCACCAAAGTCAGGACCAAGCTGAAGGGTGACTTCAGTTGGATGAACCGCAACAGTGAAGCTGAGGATCAGCCCGCAGAAGAGAAGCCATG GTTGGCAGAAATAAGGGCCCGGCGTCAGAATGGAGCAGAAGCCAGTCCCGTGTCTTCACCCACTTCCACCGCACCACCCGCACCACGCAAGTCAAGCAGTGAAAA GTCACCAACCTCTGGATTCGCGATCAA AGGTGTTTTCAACAAGCCTGCATCATCTTCTACCAGTACCTCCAATGGCATTAG CGAGACATCGAAAGTCACCAAAAAACAATCCGAGAGCTACAAGAAAAT CACTCACCACACGGGGAAGCCCACTACTGAGAATGTGGACAGCAAGATTAGCAGTGAGGAGCAGTTGAAACG CACGGCAGCAGCCAGCAAAGTCCTGAACAAATCCGCAGCCAAAGAACGGTCTTATGTGCTCTCTGCCGCTAAGAAATTTGA GTCTCAAGCAGCTGAAAATTCCAAAGAATCACCATCATTTGTGGCTAAAAG GGTGGAGATTGCAGATGATGCCCCTGTAAGGGTCGAGCTCCCCTTCCCTGTCGTCCCCATCGAATCTGTCACACCTGTGCCAGAACCACCCAAGACACAAAACCT CGTCGCCTCGAGTGTCAAAACATCCGTCGTCACCGTTAATGAGCCTCCAAAGGTGGAGGTGCTCCCCCCTACACCCGCGAAAGAAGACCTCTCTCCGCTGCAGGCTATGAGCAGGGACCCCTTTGAAGACATGAACCAGGATGACACCAAGATGGCGGCGGCGCTCCCTGAACTCATTGCCGATTATCTTCACGTCGTTTCCACCCATTCGGAGCGTGACGATTTGGGAGCTGCTGACACCCATCTCGTCACCATCAGTGAGGAACCAGAACCTTTGGAAAACTCAAG CTCCAGAGTTGAAACCCTTACCGCCATGTATGAAAACCTCATTCCAGATGACTCAAACTCATCCAG TCTGATGGATGACGAGCCAGGGCTGGCAAAGGAAGAGGAACGCTCAGCGGACACTCGCTCAGAGGAAGG AAAAGAACATGATCCAACTTCAGCTCTCAGCAACCATGAAGCAAGAACAGAGGAACTCTTGAATCTCATTTCTGG TCAAGAAGAACCTGAACTGCCTGTTCCCCCCAGCCCCGTACATTGGAGTCAGGATCTGCACACTGAATTTGAAAAGGACGTGCACACTGAATTTGAAAG CAACACAGAGACTGTCACGATAACCACCCGAGCTGTAACCATTACTGAAAACAG GGAGAAGAAGCGTGACCTCTCGAGCTCACGTGTGACCACCACGGTGACTGAGTTCAG CTCGGCTGATCCATTTGATCCGTACCCGATAGGGACCACATCCCCAAACAG CTCCTCTGACCTGCTGCAGCCCCTCGCAGATATTTCCATCAACAG TTCATCACATACTTTCATAGAGAAGAAAGAGCCCAAGATCAC GAAGAGTCAGATCTTGGAATCGCTGGCAGAGGATGTCATCCCCATCGACACAACCACCACAAG GTCATCACACACTTTCATAGAGAGGGAGAGGGATGAGCCCAAGATCAC TAGGAAGAGTCAGATCTTGGAATCGCTGGCAGAGGATGTCATCCCCATCGACACAACCACCACAAG GTCATCACACACTTTCATAGAGAGGGAGAGGGATGAGCCCAAGATCAC TATGAAGAGTCAGATCCTGGAATCACTGGCGGAGGACGTCATCTCCATCGACACCACCACCACAAG TTCATCACACACTTTCATCGAGAGGAATGAGCCGAAGATCAC TATGAAGAGTCAGATCCTGGAATCACTGGCAGAGGACGTCATCCCCATCGACACCACCACCACAAG TTCCTCACACACTTTCATAGAGAGGAAAGAGCCCAAGATCAC TTTGAAGAGTCAGATACTGGAATCGCTGGCAGAGGACGTCATCCCCATCGACACCACCGCCACAAG CCTCAGCACTCACCGGTGGGCGCGCACGTGGGAAACCACAACGCCTCTGCAGACCGCCACAGAAGAGAG ACACAAGGCTCCAGGAGCAGGCCAATGGGATGAACAACAAACCCTGGTTACGTTTGAGAGAAA GTCAAAAGAGGATGACTCGCCATGGGACAGGTGGACGTCCCCCTCCGTGTATACTCTCCCTACGGAGGAAGTAGAGAG CCTAGAGGACTCGCATATGCACACGGTCACAACCCTCACCACCATCAG GGAGACCTACGGCGAACACGAGGGGCTGACGATGGATCG GACCGTGCGGGTGGAGGCCCCGCGAATCCCCACGCCGGAACCCGACATCAAAAA gccGTTTGTGTACGTGAAGGAGTATGTCGATACCGGCGCCATGtcctcccataatgccacaggctCATTCAATAG CTGGTCCCCCTCTTACTCCAG CTCTGTCTCCTCCCCCTGCACATACTGCGGCCAGCTGGTGGGCAACGACGCCAAGATCACCATCGAGCACCTTAACATTAACTGCCACCCGCATTGTTTCAAG TGCGCTTCGTGCTGGAAGCCGATGGGAAACCTCATCGACAACATGTTCCTGCGCGGAGGCAAAGTCCACTGCGAGAGCTGCTACGCGGCAGCCTTCGATTGA
- the znf185 gene encoding zinc finger protein 185 isoform X4, translated as MSTEGEKATVLRTTKVRTKLKGDFSWMNRNSEAEDQPAEEKPWLAEIRARRQNGAEASPVSSPTSTAPPAPRKSSSEKSPTSGFAIKGVFNKPASSSTSTSNGISETSKVTKKQSESYKKITHHTGKPTTENVDSKISSEEQLKRTAAASKVLNKSAAKERSYVLSAAKKFESQAAENSKESPSFVAKRVEIADDAPVRVELPFPVVPIESVTPVPEPPKTQNLVASSVKTSVVTVNEPPKVEVLPPTPAKEDLSPLQAMSRDPFEDMNQDDTKMAAALPELIADYLHVVSTHSERDDLGAADTHLVTISEEPEPLENSSSRVETLTAMYENLIPDDSNSSSLMDDEPGLAKEEERSADTRSEEGKEHDPTSALSNHEARTEELLNLISGQEEPELPVPPSPVHWSQDLHTEFEKDVHTEFESNTETVTITTRAVTITENREKKRDLSSSRVTTTVTEFSSADPFDPYPIGTTSPNSSSDLLQPLADISINSSSHTFIEKKEPKITKSQILESLAEDVIPIDTTTTRSSHTFIERERDEPKITKSQILESLAEDVIPIDTTTTRSSHTFIERERDEPKITMKSQILESLAEDVISIDTTTTSSSHTFIERNEPKITMKSQILESLAEDVIPIDTTTTSSSHTFIERKEPKITLKSQILESLAEDVIPIDTTATSLSTHRWARTWETTTPLQTATEERHKAPGAGQWDEQQTLVTFERKSKEDDSPWDRWTSPSVYTLPTEEVESLEDSHMHTVTTLTTIRETYGEHEGLTMDRTVRVEAPRIPTPEPDIKKPFVYVKEYVDTGAMSSHNATGSFNSWSPSYSSSVSSPCTYCGQLVGNDAKITIEHLNINCHPHCFKCASCWKPMGNLIDNMFLRGGKVHCESCYAAAFD; from the exons ATGTCCACTG agggggaaaaagcaactGTGCTCCGTACCACCAAAGTCAGGACCAAGCTGAAGGGTGACTTCAGTTGGATGAACCGCAACAGTGAAGCTGAGGATCAGCCCGCAGAAGAGAAGCCATG GTTGGCAGAAATAAGGGCCCGGCGTCAGAATGGAGCAGAAGCCAGTCCCGTGTCTTCACCCACTTCCACCGCACCACCCGCACCACGCAAGTCAAGCAGTGAAAA GTCACCAACCTCTGGATTCGCGATCAA AGGTGTTTTCAACAAGCCTGCATCATCTTCTACCAGTACCTCCAATGGCATTAG CGAGACATCGAAAGTCACCAAAAAACAATCCGAGAGCTACAAGAAAAT CACTCACCACACGGGGAAGCCCACTACTGAGAATGTGGACAGCAAGATTAGCAGTGAGGAGCAGTTGAAACG CACGGCAGCAGCCAGCAAAGTCCTGAACAAATCCGCAGCCAAAGAACGGTCTTATGTGCTCTCTGCCGCTAAGAAATTTGA GTCTCAAGCAGCTGAAAATTCCAAAGAATCACCATCATTTGTGGCTAAAAG GGTGGAGATTGCAGATGATGCCCCTGTAAGGGTCGAGCTCCCCTTCCCTGTCGTCCCCATCGAATCTGTCACACCTGTGCCAGAACCACCCAAGACACAAAACCT CGTCGCCTCGAGTGTCAAAACATCCGTCGTCACCGTTAATGAGCCTCCAAAGGTGGAGGTGCTCCCCCCTACACCCGCGAAAGAAGACCTCTCTCCGCTGCAGGCTATGAGCAGGGACCCCTTTGAAGACATGAACCAGGATGACACCAAGATGGCGGCGGCGCTCCCTGAACTCATTGCCGATTATCTTCACGTCGTTTCCACCCATTCGGAGCGTGACGATTTGGGAGCTGCTGACACCCATCTCGTCACCATCAGTGAGGAACCAGAACCTTTGGAAAACTCAAG CTCCAGAGTTGAAACCCTTACCGCCATGTATGAAAACCTCATTCCAGATGACTCAAACTCATCCAG TCTGATGGATGACGAGCCAGGGCTGGCAAAGGAAGAGGAACGCTCAGCGGACACTCGCTCAGAGGAAGG AAAAGAACATGATCCAACTTCAGCTCTCAGCAACCATGAAGCAAGAACAGAGGAACTCTTGAATCTCATTTCTGG TCAAGAAGAACCTGAACTGCCTGTTCCCCCCAGCCCCGTACATTGGAGTCAGGATCTGCACACTGAATTTGAAAAGGACGTGCACACTGAATTTGAAAG CAACACAGAGACTGTCACGATAACCACCCGAGCTGTAACCATTACTGAAAACAG GGAGAAGAAGCGTGACCTCTCGAGCTCACGTGTGACCACCACGGTGACTGAGTTCAG CTCGGCTGATCCATTTGATCCGTACCCGATAGGGACCACATCCCCAAACAG CTCCTCTGACCTGCTGCAGCCCCTCGCAGATATTTCCATCAACAG TTCATCACATACTTTCATAGAGAAGAAAGAGCCCAAGATCAC GAAGAGTCAGATCTTGGAATCGCTGGCAGAGGATGTCATCCCCATCGACACAACCACCACAAG GTCATCACACACTTTCATAGAGAGGGAGAGGGATGAGCCCAAGATCAC GAAGAGTCAGATCTTGGAATCGCTGGCAGAGGATGTCATCCCCATCGACACAACCACCACAAG GTCATCACACACTTTCATAGAGAGGGAGAGGGATGAGCCCAAGATCAC TATGAAGAGTCAGATCCTGGAATCACTGGCGGAGGACGTCATCTCCATCGACACCACCACCACAAG TTCATCACACACTTTCATCGAGAGGAATGAGCCGAAGATCAC TATGAAGAGTCAGATCCTGGAATCACTGGCAGAGGACGTCATCCCCATCGACACCACCACCACAAG TTCCTCACACACTTTCATAGAGAGGAAAGAGCCCAAGATCAC TTTGAAGAGTCAGATACTGGAATCGCTGGCAGAGGACGTCATCCCCATCGACACCACCGCCACAAG CCTCAGCACTCACCGGTGGGCGCGCACGTGGGAAACCACAACGCCTCTGCAGACCGCCACAGAAGAGAG ACACAAGGCTCCAGGAGCAGGCCAATGGGATGAACAACAAACCCTGGTTACGTTTGAGAGAAA GTCAAAAGAGGATGACTCGCCATGGGACAGGTGGACGTCCCCCTCCGTGTATACTCTCCCTACGGAGGAAGTAGAGAG CCTAGAGGACTCGCATATGCACACGGTCACAACCCTCACCACCATCAG GGAGACCTACGGCGAACACGAGGGGCTGACGATGGATCG GACCGTGCGGGTGGAGGCCCCGCGAATCCCCACGCCGGAACCCGACATCAAAAA gccGTTTGTGTACGTGAAGGAGTATGTCGATACCGGCGCCATGtcctcccataatgccacaggctCATTCAATAG CTGGTCCCCCTCTTACTCCAG CTCTGTCTCCTCCCCCTGCACATACTGCGGCCAGCTGGTGGGCAACGACGCCAAGATCACCATCGAGCACCTTAACATTAACTGCCACCCGCATTGTTTCAAG TGCGCTTCGTGCTGGAAGCCGATGGGAAACCTCATCGACAACATGTTCCTGCGCGGAGGCAAAGTCCACTGCGAGAGCTGCTACGCGGCAGCCTTCGATTGA